GAGCGACGGCCCCCGATGCGCTCGATCGTGCGTTCCTGCAAAAAGCGCAGCAACTTCACTTGCAGCGGGAACGGGATGTCGCCCACTTCGTCGAGAAACAGCGTGCCGCCGCTGGCCATCTCGATCTTGCCCTCGGTGGTCTTGACCGCCCCGGTAAAGGCCCCCTTCTCATACCCGAACAGTTCGCTTTCGAGCAGGTTTTCCGGAATGGCCGCGCAGTTGATGGCGACGAACGCGCCGCGCCGCCGGTTCGACGCTTCGTGCAGGCCGCGCGCCAGCAGTTCCTTGCCGGTGCCGCTCGCCCCCAGCAGCATGACCGAAACATTGGTGCCGGCGACCCGTTCGATCGTGCGGGCAACCTTGACCATTTCCGGCGCGGCGGTGATCATCCGGCCCAGCACCTTGTTGTCCGGCCCGGCGCGATCCGCCAGCGAGCGGTTTTCCGCCTCGATCCGGTGGAGGTGCAGCGCGCGGCGGACGATCAGGCCCAGCGCATCGATATCGACCGGCTTCTGATAGAAATCATAGGCGCCCTTGGCGATCGCGGTCAGCGCGCTTTCGCGCGCGCCGTGGCCGCTGGCGACGATCACCTTGGTATCGGGCTTGAGCGCCATGATCTCGTCCAGCACGGCAAAGCCTTCGCTGGTGCCGTCGGGATCGGGCGGCAGCCCCAGATCGAGCGTCACCACCGCCGGCTCCTCCGCCCGTAGCAGCGCCAGCGCGCTGGCGCGATCGCCGGCGACAAACACGTCGAAATCCTCGTAGGCCCATTTGAGCTGGGCCTGAAGACCGGGATCGTCCTCGACGATCAACAGCTTGGGGCGCTCCTCGGTCATCATGCCACTTTCTTTTCTGCGGTACCGTCACCGGTCCCGGAACTGTCTTCGGGCTCTGCCGCCACCGCGAGCGGCAGACGGATCGTGAAGCGGCTGCCCAGCCCTTCCCGGCTTTCCACATCGAGCCGCCCGCGCATGGCGCGCACCATTTCGCGCGCTTCGAAGGCCCCGATGCCGAACCCGCCAGCCTTGGTGGAAACGAACGGCTTGAACAGGCCGTTGCGGACAAAGTCGGCGCTCATGCCCGCGCCGGTATCGACCACGTCGATACACCCCTCCGCACCCTCGATGCGCCAGCGCAGCAGCACCGGCATCCCTTGCGGGCTGGCATCGATCGCATTCTGGACAAGGTGCAGGAGCACCTGCTCCAGCGTTTCGCGATGGGCCAGAACGCCGAAGGACGCTTCATCGACAGCGTGCGCCCGCGGCCCCTGCGCGCCGGCATAGCGGGCGACCACCCCCTTGCACACGTCTGCCACGTCCGTCCCGGAGAGTTTTTCCGGAGCCGCCTTGCCATAGCGCGAAAGGCGCGCCAGCAGCGCGTTGAGCTTGTCTGTGGAATTGCGCAACGTCACCAGCATGTCGGCGCGAAATGCCGGATTTTCGGCATGGCGTTCCGCGTTGCGCGCCAGCAGGCTGAGCTGGCTCGCAAGGTTCTTGATGTCGTGCATCACGAAGGCGATGCGGCGGTTGAACTCGTCGAACCGGCTCGCCTCAAGCAGCGCGACCTGGCCGTTGTTCTCCGCCAGATAGCTCGCCAACTGCTGCCCCACCACGCGCAGCAAGTCGAAATCCTCCCAGTCGAGCTGGCGCATCACCGGCGGCCGTCCCAGCACGACCATGCCGACAAGACGTTCGAAATGCAGCAGCGGCACCAGCGCCCAGGCTTCGTGATCCTCCACCAGCCAGCCCGGCACGCGCGCCCGTTCGCCCTGATGATCCGTGCCGGCGCGCACCTCGTCGAGATCAACGATGAAGCCGTGCTGTTCGAAAAAGGCCATGCTGGCCGCGTCCATCGCCATGCCCGGCACTTCGGCGGCGGGCCATTGCCAGCGCCCGGCCAGTTCGAGGTCGCCCGTTTCGGAAGGCACCAGCAGCAGGCCTTGGGCGCTGTCGGTGATGTCGGCCAGCGCCTGCACCACGCGGGCGTGCAGCGGCAGCGCCTGCGCCCCTCCGTGGCCGATCGTGCGGGTGAAGCGCAGCCATTCGGCGCGATAATCGTAGCGATGCTGGAACAGGTGCTTGGCCAGCATGACCTTGGCCCAGCCGCGCAGGCGCTTTGACGGCATGACCGCCAGCACCAGCACCGTGATGGCCACCGCAAAGCCAAGCTGCGCCAGTTGCGAGGCATTGCCGCCTAGCCACGCGAGCGATTGCGCGGCACCGACCATCACGATCATGTAGCCGCCGATCACCAGCAGCGACAGCGACTGGAAAGCGATCGTGCGCGAAGGCGAAAAGCGCAGCGACGATTGCGCACGCGCCGCCCCGAAAGCGAGCAGGACCGTAGCGATGATCTGGGTCAACGCCCGGATCGCCACGAGATTGTCCGGCACCCAGTTCGCCAGGTAGGCGATAGTGTAGAAGTTGAGGTCGTAGCCCCATACCAGCGCCATTGCCGCGCAAGCCCAGCGCACCGCGATGCGCTGTTGCGCCACCGCGCCGACATAGAGATTATGGACCAGCACGAGCACGCCGGTGGTCACCAGCAGCCGCAGCATGACCGAGATATGGAAGATCATCTCCTCCACCCCCTCGATCGCGCCGAACCACAGTTGCAGCATGATCGCGATCGCCTGCAACGCCTCCACGAAGGCGAGCACGATCATCAACGGGCGGACAGGCCCCCTATGGCCATCGCGCCCATCGCTGGCGAACAAGGCGTAGATAAGGCCCAGCCAGCCAAGATCCCGCAGCGTTTCTGCCAGTTGCGCCGGGAGCGATCCGGCTCCCAGCGCCGCGCACAGCAAGGCCCACAACGCCATCGCGATCAGCGCGGCAATGCGCACCTTGCCGCCGGGTTCGCGCCGCCGCGCACCATCGCCCAACCACACCGCGAGCAGCAGCGCGCAGAACGCCGCAAGCACATAGACCCAGTGGGCAAACCCACTGGAGGTATGCCCCGCGAGTTCGTCGATCGCGTTCAACGCGCGCCCTCGTTCCACAGCACGACGCGGATGGTCTGCAACAGGATCAGGAGGTCGAGGAACGGCGTGTAGTTCTTGGCGTAATAGAGATCGTATTCGAGCTTGTTGCGCGCATCCTCGATGGAAGCGCCGTAGGGGTAGTTGATCTGCGCCCAGCCGGTGATGCCCGGCTTCACCATGTGCCGTTCGGCGTAGTAGCGCAGCTTGTCCTCAAGATCGGACACGAACTCCGGTCGTTCGGGGCGCGGGCCGACGAAGCTCATTTCGCCCTTGAGGACCGTCCACGTCTGCGGCAGCTCATCGATCCGCACCTTGCGGATGAATCGGCCGATCCGCGTTACCCGGGGATCGTCCTTCTGCGCCCATTTCGCGCCGTCCACTTCGGCATCGGTCCGCATAGACCGCAGTTTGATGACATCGAAATTCTGCCCGTAGAGCCCCACCCGGGTTTGCCGGAAGAAGGCCGGGCCACGGCTGTCCAGCTTCACCAGCACCGCGAACAGCGCGATTACCGGCAAGGTCATCACTAGCAGCAGCAGGCTGGCGACGATGTCGAACAGACGCTTGGCCGCGCTCGACAGCATCCGGCCCGACGAGAAGCCGTCGGAGAAGATCAGCCAGCTCGGGTTTACCGTATCGAGATCGATCCGCCCGGTCTCGCGCTCCACGAACGTCGAGAAATCGTTGACGTGAACGCCGGTAGTCTTGATCCGCAGCAAGTCCTTGAGCGGCAGCGCGTTGCGCCGTTCCTCCAGCGCCAGCACCACTTCGCTGACGCCAAGGTTGTCCACGAAGCGCGTCAGGTTGTGGATGGCGGCGCGGTTGATCGCCTCCTCCACCACCGGCACGCCATCGCTCATGCCGACATAGCCGACGATCACGAACCCCGCTTCGGGCCGCTCTCCCAGCTTGCGCAGGCGATCGGCGCGATGGCCGGAGCCCAGCACCAGAATGCGCCGGCGGAAGGCGGCGGTGCCGAGCAGGCCGCCCAGCAGCACACGCACCCCGAACAACAGGCCGATGGCCAGGAACATCGCGTAGAACAGGTTCGAACGCCACAACGTGTGGCCGGGCAGCAGGAAATAGACCACCGACATCGCGATGATGCCAAGGCTCACCGCGACCAGCAGGCGCGCGGCGGCATAGCGCAGGGATCGCAGCGCTTCCGACCCGTAAACCCCGACCGAAATCATCGCCACCTGCACCAGCACGGCGAACGTCGCCAGCGGCGCCCAGCGTTCGTTGATCGGCCCGAATTCCAGACCGATCTGCCGCGCACGGACAATCCAGCCCAGTTCGCCCGACGCGATCAGCAGGAAGAAATCGAACAGGCCCAGAAGGAAGACCGCGTTCGGTATGTAATGTTTGAACAGGCGGATCATCGGCCCTGCTTCACCTGGCTTTCGACCATTACGGCCATCATCGGCCGTCATAGCCCGGAAGGGTAAAGCGTCGGTGAATCTGACAATTTCCGGCTCACCGCCATCGCCGGAAAATGCCGCAAAATGGAAGTGTTATCGCGCTAGATGCTGAAATCTGTCGGTTTTGTTTACAGCTCGCAACCGGTCGTTGATGCTGCATCGATTGTTTGCGAACGGTGCAACATGGCACTGGCGGCGGACGCGCTTCGCTGCCATGCTGCGCACCATGCGGCAAAAGGAATTGCGCATAGCCCTGGTCTGCTTCGGCGGGATCAGCCTTGCGGTTTACATGCATGGCGTCACCAAGGAATTGTGGTACGCCACGCGCGCCAGCCGCGCGCTTCACGCGGACGATCCCGCCAGGTTCGCCCCGTCGACCGGCTTGGAGAAAGTCTATCTCGACCTTCTCGAAACGATCCAGCGCGAACGCGGCCTGCGGCTGCGCATCCTGCCGGACATCATCTCGGGAACCAGCGCGGGCGGCATCAACGGGGTGCTGCTGGCCCAGGCGCTGATCAGCGGGCAGAGCCTCGAACCGCTGACGACGCTGTGGCTGGAAAAGGCCGACGTCGACGTGCTGCTCGATCCCGACGCCAAGCCGTGGAGCCGCTTCGCCAAGTTCTGGGCGCAACCGATCGTGTGGTTCGTGCTGGCCCGCCCCGGCAATGCCGTGATGCGCATGGTGGCCCCGCGCATCCGTGCCGAGGTGCGGCGCAAGGTTTCCAGCCTGATCCGCGCGCGCTGGTTCGCCCCCCCGTTCAGCGGTATCGGCTTCTCGCGTCTGCTGGCCGAAGCGCTGGAAGCGATGGGAGAGAGTACGGCGGAACACGCCGGCGCGGCTCCGCTGCTTCCCGCCGGCCATCCACTCGACCTTCTCG
The Novosphingobium sp. EMRT-2 genome window above contains:
- a CDS encoding TIGR03013 family XrtA/PEP-CTERM system glycosyltransferase, whose product is MIRLFKHYIPNAVFLLGLFDFFLLIASGELGWIVRARQIGLEFGPINERWAPLATFAVLVQVAMISVGVYGSEALRSLRYAAARLLVAVSLGIIAMSVVYFLLPGHTLWRSNLFYAMFLAIGLLFGVRVLLGGLLGTAAFRRRILVLGSGHRADRLRKLGERPEAGFVIVGYVGMSDGVPVVEEAINRAAIHNLTRFVDNLGVSEVVLALEERRNALPLKDLLRIKTTGVHVNDFSTFVERETGRIDLDTVNPSWLIFSDGFSSGRMLSSAAKRLFDIVASLLLLVMTLPVIALFAVLVKLDSRGPAFFRQTRVGLYGQNFDVIKLRSMRTDAEVDGAKWAQKDDPRVTRIGRFIRKVRIDELPQTWTVLKGEMSFVGPRPERPEFVSDLEDKLRYYAERHMVKPGITGWAQINYPYGASIEDARNKLEYDLYYAKNYTPFLDLLILLQTIRVVLWNEGAR
- the prsK gene encoding XrtA/PEP-CTERM system histidine kinase PrsK; its protein translation is MNAIDELAGHTSSGFAHWVYVLAAFCALLLAVWLGDGARRREPGGKVRIAALIAMALWALLCAALGAGSLPAQLAETLRDLGWLGLIYALFASDGRDGHRGPVRPLMIVLAFVEALQAIAIMLQLWFGAIEGVEEMIFHISVMLRLLVTTGVLVLVHNLYVGAVAQQRIAVRWACAAMALVWGYDLNFYTIAYLANWVPDNLVAIRALTQIIATVLLAFGAARAQSSLRFSPSRTIAFQSLSLLVIGGYMIVMVGAAQSLAWLGGNASQLAQLGFAVAITVLVLAVMPSKRLRGWAKVMLAKHLFQHRYDYRAEWLRFTRTIGHGGAQALPLHARVVQALADITDSAQGLLLVPSETGDLELAGRWQWPAAEVPGMAMDAASMAFFEQHGFIVDLDEVRAGTDHQGERARVPGWLVEDHEAWALVPLLHFERLVGMVVLGRPPVMRQLDWEDFDLLRVVGQQLASYLAENNGQVALLEASRFDEFNRRIAFVMHDIKNLASQLSLLARNAERHAENPAFRADMLVTLRNSTDKLNALLARLSRYGKAAPEKLSGTDVADVCKGVVARYAGAQGPRAHAVDEASFGVLAHRETLEQVLLHLVQNAIDASPQGMPVLLRWRIEGAEGCIDVVDTGAGMSADFVRNGLFKPFVSTKAGGFGIGAFEAREMVRAMRGRLDVESREGLGSRFTIRLPLAVAAEPEDSSGTGDGTAEKKVA
- the prsR gene encoding PEP-CTERM-box response regulator transcription factor yields the protein MTEERPKLLIVEDDPGLQAQLKWAYEDFDVFVAGDRASALALLRAEEPAVVTLDLGLPPDPDGTSEGFAVLDEIMALKPDTKVIVASGHGARESALTAIAKGAYDFYQKPVDIDALGLIVRRALHLHRIEAENRSLADRAGPDNKVLGRMITAAPEMVKVARTIERVAGTNVSVMLLGASGTGKELLARGLHEASNRRRGAFVAINCAAIPENLLESELFGYEKGAFTGAVKTTEGKIEMASGGTLFLDEVGDIPFPLQVKLLRFLQERTIERIGGRRSIEVDTRIVCATHQNLEAMIAEGRFREDLYYRLAEIVVRIPGLAERPGDATLLANAFLARFAAEMNPAVKGFAPDALAAIDAWNWPGNVRELENRIKRAVIMADGKLVTALDLDLPAPDEGTDNPLNLKTAREATDRRVIRHALARSEGNISGTARLLGISRPTLYDLLKQYDLQH